The proteins below are encoded in one region of Rana temporaria chromosome 2, aRanTem1.1, whole genome shotgun sequence:
- the RPS3 gene encoding 40S ribosomal protein S3, whose protein sequence is MAVQISKKRKFVADGIFKAELNEFLTRELAEDGYSGVEVRVTPTRTEIIILATRTQNVLGEKGRRIRELTAVVQKRFGFPEGSVELYAEKVATRGLCAIAQAESLRYKLLGGLAVRRACYGVLRFIMESGAKGCEVVVSGKLRGQRAKSMKFVDGLMIHSGDPVNYYVDTAVRHVLLRQGVLGIKVKIMLPWDPSGKIGPKKPLPDHVSIVEPKDEILPTTPISEQKGTKPDPAQPPVMPPAVPTA, encoded by the exons ATGGCGGTGCAGATCTCGAAGAAGAGGAAG TTTGTCGCCGATGGCATCTTCAAAGCTGAACTGAACGAGTTCCTGACCCGAGAGCTGGCTGAAGATGGCTACTCCGGTGTGGAAGTCCGAGTCACCCCAACCAGGACTGAGATCATCATTCTGGCTACCAG GACCCAGAATGTCCTTGGTGAGAAGGGGCGCCGTATCCGTGAGCTGACAGCCGTAGTCCAGAAGAGGTTCGGTTTCCCTGAGGGCAGTGTGGAG CTGTATGCAGAAAAAGTTGCCACAAGAGGTCTGTGTGCCATCGCTCAGGCTGAATCCCTGCGTTACAAACTCCTGGGAGGACTGGCTGTGAGGAG AGCCTGCTATGGTGTCCTGCGTTTCATCATGGAGAGCGGAGCCAAGGGTTGTGAAGTGGTTGTGTCCGGCAAACTGAGAGGTCAGAGAGCCAAGTCCATGAAGTTCGTGGATGGCCTGATGATCCACAGTGGAGACCCAGTTAACTACTATGTAGACACAGCTGTACGTCACGTCCTCCTCAGACAAG GTGTGCTGGGTATCAAGGTGAAGATCATGCTTCCTTGGGATCCCAGTGGCAAGATTGGCCCCAAGAAGCCCCTGCCTGACCACGTCAGCATTGTGGAGCCTAAAGATGAGATCCTGCCAACTACTCCCATCTCTGAGCAGAAAGGAACAAAGCCTGATCCAGCCCAGCCACCCGTCATGCCACCGGCTGTACCCACTGCATAA